One region of Streptomyces capillispiralis genomic DNA includes:
- a CDS encoding ATP-binding protein, with protein sequence MRTRTRDPQTLGGAGTLDRMARILAARNIDPAAVAALVDEPESFSPLDALLTAMPPRYQGAVADHPQVLAWAKDVAQQAVAPSLGARRQVTTGPSLLMAGVVGAGKTHQAYGAVRQLVQTGVGVRWRATTAADLYADLRPRPGVDSERELAAVSRCPLLIIDDLGAAKASEWVEEVTYRLINRRYNHMLPTLITTNLAIKDLRAYLGDRVTSRLAQMTTRVEFEPVDRRRHRPAA encoded by the coding sequence ATGCGCACCCGTACCCGCGACCCGCAGACTCTCGGCGGCGCAGGAACCCTGGACCGGATGGCACGGATCCTGGCCGCCCGCAACATCGACCCGGCAGCCGTCGCCGCCTTGGTCGACGAGCCCGAATCCTTCTCCCCGCTGGATGCCCTGTTGACCGCGATGCCCCCGCGCTACCAGGGTGCGGTCGCTGACCACCCGCAGGTCCTGGCCTGGGCCAAGGACGTCGCCCAGCAGGCTGTCGCCCCCAGTCTGGGAGCCCGGCGGCAGGTCACAACCGGCCCAAGCCTGCTGATGGCCGGCGTGGTCGGCGCGGGCAAGACCCACCAGGCGTACGGGGCGGTCCGACAGCTGGTGCAGACCGGAGTGGGCGTGCGGTGGCGCGCGACCACGGCCGCCGACCTGTACGCCGACCTGCGCCCTCGCCCCGGGGTGGACAGCGAGCGGGAGCTGGCGGCCGTCAGCCGATGTCCTCTGCTGATCATCGACGACCTCGGCGCGGCCAAGGCGTCCGAGTGGGTCGAGGAAGTGACCTACCGGCTGATCAACCGCCGGTACAACCACATGCTCCCGACGCTCATCACCACCAACCTGGCGATCAAGGACCTCCGGGCCTACCTCGGCGACCGCGTCACCTCCCGACTCGCGCAGATGACCACCCGGGTCGAGTTCGAGCCGGTCGACCGCAGACGCCACCGACCCGCCGCCTGA
- a CDS encoding transcriptional regulator: MLAMPSETPACPDTAHRHRLAALLADMIPGAATIRVSLTDPAQTWPHPHTVAKDAGGATVELSRTTARVAARWIMRVWPDVDWPRPHTLDLTTATLTRSDLVGRGR; this comes from the coding sequence ATGCTCGCCATGCCGAGCGAAACCCCGGCATGCCCGGACACGGCCCACCGGCACCGCCTCGCGGCCCTGCTCGCCGACATGATCCCCGGGGCGGCCACCATCCGCGTCAGTCTCACCGATCCCGCGCAGACGTGGCCCCACCCGCACACCGTCGCCAAGGACGCGGGCGGGGCAACGGTCGAGCTGAGCCGGACGACCGCCAGGGTCGCGGCACGCTGGATCATGCGGGTCTGGCCGGACGTGGACTGGCCCCGCCCTCACACCCTCGACCTCACCACCGCGACCCTCACCCGCAGCGATCTCGTCGGTCGAGGCCGCTGA
- a CDS encoding WhiB family transcriptional regulator encodes MTTTTISPARHRSLGDHTWQDQAVCQSTEYNPVDPGMFFPEPDETAKIAAAKSLCGQCPVRRTCLDAALEGGDTHGIRGGMTEEEREPLHENIAGRLDYSRVNATVAGRDVHLTKAERRAVVRAAYRHGLTEQRLAWLLKISEEHAQKLYRETRRALRNRDLEQTTQNTPPPETDSKQLGRDDFGTAA; translated from the coding sequence ATGACCACCACGACGATCAGCCCTGCCCGCCACCGGTCGCTCGGTGACCACACCTGGCAGGACCAGGCCGTCTGCCAGAGCACCGAGTACAACCCGGTGGACCCCGGCATGTTCTTCCCCGAGCCCGACGAGACCGCCAAGATCGCTGCGGCGAAGTCGCTGTGCGGCCAGTGCCCGGTCCGCCGTACCTGCCTGGACGCCGCCCTGGAAGGCGGCGACACCCACGGCATACGGGGCGGGATGACCGAGGAGGAGCGCGAGCCGCTGCACGAGAACATCGCCGGCCGCCTCGACTACAGCCGGGTCAACGCCACCGTCGCCGGGCGTGACGTCCACCTCACCAAGGCCGAGCGCCGCGCGGTCGTCCGTGCCGCCTACCGCCACGGCCTCACCGAACAGCGCCTGGCCTGGCTCCTGAAGATCAGCGAGGAGCACGCCCAGAAGCTGTACCGCGAAACCCGCCGAGCCCTGCGCAACCGAGACCTGGAGCAGACCACGCAGAACACCCCACCCCCTGAG